GCTTCCACTAGATTTAATAGTACGACTTTCTTTAATATCCGTAAAACCTTCCATTATACTAGAATAAACCTGAGACAGTTCACCTTCCATATCACGACGAATTAATGAACGGATGTATTCACTTGGAGTTTCGTATAAGGCATCCGAGCCAACCATTGAATTTACATGATCAGCCAAAGGCTTTGATAATCTGGCGTTAATTCTGTCTGACATATTTTTCTTTGTTAAGTAATCTAAATGTCGCAATAAATGCTCAATTTGTCACCACCTCTGGATGGATTCTTTATTCACAAACGCTGCTACCCATTAATAAAACCTCAACTCAATCCTTCTGTTTTGACTTCTGCCAGCTTCGTCATTATTGCTCTCTCGTGGTTTAGTTTCTCCGTAGCCTTTGGCTGTTACATTATCTTTGCTAAGGCCTTCTTTTATAAGGTAATCTACTACAGACTGTGCTCTTTTTTGAGAAAGTGCTTGATTACTTTCCGCGGTGCCGACATCATCTGTATGGCCAGATATTTCTACTTTCAGTTTTGGGTTTCGCCAGATGAGTTCAGAGAGTTTGCTTAACTCCACCAGCGACTCTGGTTTTAAATCCCACTTGGCTTCGTCAAAGTAGATGTTGCTAAGCACTTCTATTTTTTCTTTGTCTATTTTGTCTAGACCAATCTCCAATTCCTTGTTATCCTTTTTAGCTTCCGATTTAAAGCTAAAAGCCAAGCTTTTGAAGAAATAAGATGGGTGCTCTACATAAAGCCCAAAGTTTCCAGAAAATGGAAGCACCGCTAAATACTCACCAGTTTTGGCATCAGCCGCAAATTCAGACACCACTTCTTTGGTATTTAAATTTATCAATTTGATAGACGCCCCTAAGGCCACATTGCTTTCAGCATCAAAAACATGCCCTTTTAAGTAAAATGTAGGGTCAAACTTCTCTTTTAACTCTTTAGGCAAATCAAACTGATACATATTGACCTTCTCCCCTTCTTGCTTCGTATAAAAAGCCTGTTTACCATCGGCCGAAATCACCAAGGCAAATTGGTCTGAACCATCATTAATAGGATAGCCCAGATTTAAAGGCTCTGTCATGGTTTTCTCCGTTTTGTTTGACAAAAACAAATCAAAACCACCTAAACCTGAATGCCCTTCAGACGCAAAGAAAAGACTCTTTCCATTGGCATGTAAAAACGGAGAGATTTCATCTTTTGAAGTGTTTATCACCTTCCCTAAATTTCTCGCCAGATTCCACTCATTCATCTCACCCAGTGTACTTACATAAAGGTCTTTTTTACCTTGCCCGCCATACCTGTCAGACGAGAAAACTATCATCTTCCCATCTGAAGACAATGACGCCTGAGAATCCCAAAAGGGTGAATTAACATTGGGGCCCATGTTCTGAGGTGTTGACCAGCCATTTTCATCTAATCTCGTTATAAAAAGGTCACAGCTCCCTAAGCTTTCTCTTCCATCGCAACTTGTAAAAACCATGGTTTTTCCGTCAGCAGAAATAGTACAAGTCCCTTCATTAAAATCAGTATTTATTACCTCAGAAATCCCTTTGGGTGTTGACCAAACTCCATTTTCCTTATTTGAAATGTAAATATTTTCGTCAGCACCAATAGTTCTGGCGGTATAGTAAATGGCAGAACCATCAGCCGTAAAAACTGGAAAGTACTGCATGTCTTTAAAATTTAAAACCTCCGGCATTAAAGAGGCTTCTATCACCAACGGTTTTTCCAGAATTTCTAAGGCGTATGTGCAGTTTAATATTTGCTTCTCTATTTGTTTATAAGCCGGCGTACCTTCTCTAGTTTTTTCTAGAGCTACATTCAGGTATTCTTTAGCTTTTTTATATTGATTTGCCTTTAAGGCCTCCGTACCTAAAAATGTATAAGCCAAGACATAGCCCTTGTTTTCTGGCTCCAAAACTAGGAGTTTCTCAAAATACATTTTGGCATTGCCCAAATCACGGCTTGCATAAGCTATTTGACCTAACTTATAATACACCGCCGTGTAATCAGGATATCGTTCTAATGCTTTTAGATAAAACTCACGAGCCGTGGTATTATCACGTTTTAAATAAGCCTCTTCCCCTTTTTCGAAGTAGCTAAGAGCCTTCTTATCTTGAGCATTGCTAGACAAGGCACAGACTAAAATTAAAAGAAATAGCGTAATTTTTAGTTTCATATGGGTCTATTCGAATCTAACGCTTTAATTTTGTTTTTATTTTCAAAACGCAAACACCATACCGCGTCATCATGCAGTACTATCAATTTTTTAAAGCTTTCCATATTATAGGTTTCGTTTCTTGGTTTGCGGGTATGTTTTATCTAGTTCGCATATTTGTATATCATGCTGAAGCAGACGATAAACCAGAACATTTAAGAAATGACTGGAAGTCTCAATTCACGCAAATGTCTTGGCGAGTTTATAAGATTATTTGCAACCCCGCCATGATGATTACTTGGACTTTTGGTTTAGCCATGCTTATTACAAATCCGGCTATTCTAAATCAAAACTGGATTAAGGTAAAACTGGTGCTATTGGTTTTACTTACAGGCTATCATTTATACTGCAAAAGCATCATAAAAAAACAAGAGCAAGGCTTATCTACTTATAGCTCTTTCCAGTTCAGGTTATTAAACGAATTGCCTACCCTATTTTTGGTTTCAATAGTCCTTCTAGCTGTTGTTAAAGATGTTTTAAATTTTGTTTACCTATTTGCAGGAGTTATGGCTTTTGGAGTACTCTTGTTTTTAATCGCCAAAGCCTACAAAAAAAGTAGAAATAAATAATTCAAACACCATGAAAGATAATTACCTAGCACGTTTCAAAAACATAAGCTCAGAAAACGAACTCTCTACCGACATCCAAAAGAGTCTTTGGCAAGACTATAAAGGAAACTGGGAAAGAGCTCATGAACTTGCTCAAAAGAAAGAAGGACACACCGATTACGACAGAATTCACGCCTACCTTCACAGAAAAGAAGGCGATAAATTTAACGCAGGCTGGTGGTATCGTCAACTGAACCTTCCCTACCCAACAATCAGTTTGGAAAAAGAGTGGGAAGAGCTAGTGGAGCAATACAAATAGGTTAAATCCAATTATAGCCAGAGCGATACTCTCTAAAAAGTAGTGCGTTAGCTTCAGCATCTCCCTTAAATTCTTCCTTTTTGTAATCCCATTTTAATGGACGTCCTAGTTGCCATGAAATTAACCCTAAGTGCATAGGCATTGTCATTTTTCTAGCATAAGCCAAATTAGATTCCGGCTGAATTCTGCTTTTAACAGAGTCAATAAAGTTTTGCTGATGCCCTGGGGAGCGTTTAATTGTTTGAGGAATGCTTTCTATATCTGTCAAAACCTCTCCGTCCAACCTAATTTCTTTACTTCCATAATCACATAAGAGCGTGCCTTTAGTTCCTTCAAAATAGGCTCCAATATGCTTCCCAGCTGCTCCTGGTACATCAGGAGCTTTAGAAGTCCACTGAATATCTAAGCCCTTAAATTTATAATCAATGCTAATCTCTGAAGGTGTATCCCCTATTCCAGGACTTATTATTCCTTTTGCATCAATGGATTTAAGCTTTTCAGGAGAAATACTCCACCAAACTATATCGGCTATATGACACCAGAAATCTTGAAAAACACCACCCGAATAGTCCATGAAATAACGGTAGGTAAAGTGGCACCTTTCTGGAAAATAATCTCTTTCGGGAGCAGGACCTTGCCACATATCCCAATTAAGCTCTTTCGGTACTTTTTGATAATTAGTTTTCTCTATTACAGGCGGCTCACCAGCTTTCCACAGTCTTACTTTTTTCACTTTGCCAATAGCACCTCCTTGAATTAGCTCTACTACTCTATGATAGTTATCACCCGCATGTATTTGATTTCCTAATTGAAATATTTTTTTATTAGCATTCATAGAGGCCAACATCATTTGACCTTCTTTCACACTGTAAGAAAGCGGCTTTTCTCCATAAACATCTTTGCCTGCTTGAAAAGCCATTATAGCTATTTGGGCATGCCAATGGTCTGGCGTAGCACAGGTTATAGCGTCAATGTCTTTCCTGTCTAAAATCCTACGGAAGTCGTCGTAAGTATCTACTTTTTGATTCGGTTTATGTCCTAGAAGAACATTCTTAGCTGTAGCTAAATGATTACTATCCACATCACACAGAGCCACCGTTTGCACATCAGGAAGTTTAGCAAACCAATTTAGATGATTAGTCCCCATACCATTGACACCAATGTGTGCCACACGAACCTTGTCGCTGGCGGCAGGTTTGCCTAATAAATTTGGAACATAGTGAAACGCAAAAGCAGAAACAGCTGCTTTTTTAATAAAGGATCTTCTTGATGTCATTTTAGGGTTGTTATAGTTCTCTTTAAATTTAAACAAATAACATGCACCTTTTCTAGAAACTAGAAAAAAGTACCCAGACATGTAGACGAAATACCCCTTTAAAAAAGTAAAACCCCAGAAAGCTCTGGGGTATACATTATCATAACAGTTTTAAGGAAATCTAAATTCTTATATAAATTAGGCAAAAGCTTCCGCTACGCCTTTATGTACTATTTCTCCGTTTACAATATTCAAACCTTTCTTTAAGGCTAGGCTTTCTTCGGTGGCTTTTTGCCATCCTTTATTCGCCAATTCTAAAACATAAGGCAATGTGGCGTTTGTTAAGGCCAGAGTAGATGTATATGGTACTGCTCCTGGCATGTTAGCCACGCAATAATGTACTATATCGTCTATTATGAAAGTAGGGGCTTCATGTGTAGTAGGTGTACAGGTTTCAATACAACCTCCTTGATCTACAGCCACGTCTACCAAAACCGTTCCTGGTCTCATTTTCTTAAGCATATCTCTTTTAATAAGATGTGGTGCTTTGGCTCCAGGAATTAACACCGCTCCTACTATCAAGTCAGCCTCTTTAATGGCTGTTTCTATATTATGTTGATTAGACATCATGGTGGTAACATTGGCAGGCATGATATCCGCCAAATACCTCAATCTTTTAAGACTGATGTCCATAATAATAACGTTGGCTCCAAGTCCAGCAGCCATTTTTGCCGCTTGCGTACCTACTATACCACCTCCTAAGACCAAGACTTTCCCTCTCGGTGTTCCTGGAACACCTCCTAATAAGATTCCCTTACCTTTTAAAGGTTTCTCTAAGTACTTAGCTCCTTCTTGGATAGACATTCTCCCTGCCACCTCTGACATTGGAATTAGCAAAGGCAAAGAACCATCAGCACTTTCTACGGTTTCGTACGCCAAACAAACCGCCTTACTTTTAATCATGGCTTTGGTTAATGGCTCCGAACTTGCAAAATGAAAATAGGTGAAAAGTAATTGGCCTTCTCTTACAAGGTCATACTCCTGAGCAATCGGTTCTTTCACTTTAAGAACCATTTCTGCTCTAGCGTATACATCTTCAATGGTTGGAACAATTTCCGCACCAACAGAAATATATTCCTTATCTTCAAAACCGCTTCCGAATCCAGCGTTAGATTGAATAAGAACTCGGTGACCAAGTTTTACCAACTCTAATACTCCAGCAGGGGTAATAGCCACTCGATCCTCATTGTTCTTTATTTCTGCAGGTACACCTATTAACATTGTGGGGTTTTATTTTTCGGTTAAGAACGTTTAGTATGATGAAGTGTAATTGTGCCACAAAGATAAGAGTGAAGAATTATTTTTTATATAACTCTATTATTTAAGAATATTTTTATTTTTGCGAGCCAAATGAAAGACTAATATTCTTTACAAATAGTTTTTTTTACCATAAAAAAGATATTTTTTCTGCCAAACCATGGACAATACTGACATCAAAATATTAAAGCTTCTCCAGAAAAATGCACAAATGACTTACAAGGAGATTGCCGAGGAAATAAACCTTACGCAAACGCCTGTTTTCGACCGAATAAAAAGGATGGAAAAAAGTGGTGTGATTGACAAATATGTCACCATACTTAATAGGAAAAAAGTGGGCAATTCACTCACCGTTTTCAACCAGGTAACCATGATAAAGCAGACCTTAGAGATATCTCAAAAATTTGATGAGGCGGTGGCCAAGTTACCCGAAGTTGTGGAGTGTCATTTCGTTTCTGGAGGTTTTGACTATCTTCTTAAGATTATTGTTCCAGACATGGAAACGTACCATAAGTTTCACCAGTTAAAGCTTTCTGTAATACCAGGTGTCTCTCTCATAAATAGTTATTTCGTGATGTCAGAAGTTAAAAACACTACGGAAATTCCGCTTTGAAAGTATTAATCAAGTTTCGCTATTAGAAAGAAGCTTTACTCTTTCGAGAGAAAAGCTTTTGACTTTAGTATAAACTCAGCCTTAGTTTCGCCTTCATGTGCTCCATGAGAAACGTCTGGTAGTATCCAAAGGTCAGATTTTGGTAGATTATTTTTAACACGAACCACTTCTTCCAAATCCATGCCTTCATCATCATCGCCTATCATGATTAAAACTTCAGGCTGTATTCTTTTCAATTCTTCATCACTTAACCGAACGGAATAGTTCTTAAACTGCTCCATCATGCCTTTTATTTGTTCATCTCCTTCATGGGATGTTTTCAACCAAGGGAAATTAGCTCGATTTTCAAATGTAAAAGCTTCCAAATATTCCGGAAAGTCATTAACAGTCCACGTTCCTACTGCACCTATGGTAATCATAGACTCTATGAGCGATGGATTTATTAGAGCAAGCTGATAAAGAACATCACCACCAAAACTAAAGCCAATGGCTTTAATTTTATCCACTTTAAAATATCGAATCAGAGCATTTAAATCTTGAGCTACGGACTTTATAGACAAATCTTTTTTAAAAGCCTCAGACTTTCCGTGACCAGTTAAGTCAATTAAGTAGACTTCATATTCCTTTTCATAGTCTTTGATATAGGCTTTCCATGATTTGGAAGATTGCGTGTAACC
This sequence is a window from Arcticibacterium luteifluviistationis. Protein-coding genes within it:
- a CDS encoding CopG family transcriptional regulator, with amino-acid sequence MSDRINARLSKPLADHVNSMVGSDALYETPSEYIRSLIRRDMEGELSQVYSSIMEGFTDIKESRTIKSSGSWKKDKELFKQKQFQNWE
- a CDS encoding OmpA family protein, whose product is MKLKITLFLLILVCALSSNAQDKKALSYFEKGEEAYLKRDNTTAREFYLKALERYPDYTAVYYKLGQIAYASRDLGNAKMYFEKLLVLEPENKGYVLAYTFLGTEALKANQYKKAKEYLNVALEKTREGTPAYKQIEKQILNCTYALEILEKPLVIEASLMPEVLNFKDMQYFPVFTADGSAIYYTARTIGADENIYISNKENGVWSTPKGISEVINTDFNEGTCTISADGKTMVFTSCDGRESLGSCDLFITRLDENGWSTPQNMGPNVNSPFWDSQASLSSDGKMIVFSSDRYGGQGKKDLYVSTLGEMNEWNLARNLGKVINTSKDEISPFLHANGKSLFFASEGHSGLGGFDLFLSNKTEKTMTEPLNLGYPINDGSDQFALVISADGKQAFYTKQEGEKVNMYQFDLPKELKEKFDPTFYLKGHVFDAESNVALGASIKLINLNTKEVVSEFAADAKTGEYLAVLPFSGNFGLYVEHPSYFFKSLAFSFKSEAKKDNKELEIGLDKIDKEKIEVLSNIYFDEAKWDLKPESLVELSKLSELIWRNPKLKVEISGHTDDVGTAESNQALSQKRAQSVVDYLIKEGLSKDNVTAKGYGETKPRESNNDEAGRSQNRRIELRFY
- the hemJ gene encoding protoporphyrinogen oxidase HemJ, which translates into the protein MQYYQFFKAFHIIGFVSWFAGMFYLVRIFVYHAEADDKPEHLRNDWKSQFTQMSWRVYKIICNPAMMITWTFGLAMLITNPAILNQNWIKVKLVLLVLLTGYHLYCKSIIKKQEQGLSTYSSFQFRLLNELPTLFLVSIVLLAVVKDVLNFVYLFAGVMAFGVLLFLIAKAYKKSRNK
- a CDS encoding Gfo/Idh/MocA family protein yields the protein MTSRRSFIKKAAVSAFAFHYVPNLLGKPAASDKVRVAHIGVNGMGTNHLNWFAKLPDVQTVALCDVDSNHLATAKNVLLGHKPNQKVDTYDDFRRILDRKDIDAITCATPDHWHAQIAIMAFQAGKDVYGEKPLSYSVKEGQMMLASMNANKKIFQLGNQIHAGDNYHRVVELIQGGAIGKVKKVRLWKAGEPPVIEKTNYQKVPKELNWDMWQGPAPERDYFPERCHFTYRYFMDYSGGVFQDFWCHIADIVWWSISPEKLKSIDAKGIISPGIGDTPSEISIDYKFKGLDIQWTSKAPDVPGAAGKHIGAYFEGTKGTLLCDYGSKEIRLDGEVLTDIESIPQTIKRSPGHQQNFIDSVKSRIQPESNLAYARKMTMPMHLGLISWQLGRPLKWDYKKEEFKGDAEANALLFREYRSGYNWI
- the ald gene encoding alanine dehydrogenase produces the protein MLIGVPAEIKNNEDRVAITPAGVLELVKLGHRVLIQSNAGFGSGFEDKEYISVGAEIVPTIEDVYARAEMVLKVKEPIAQEYDLVREGQLLFTYFHFASSEPLTKAMIKSKAVCLAYETVESADGSLPLLIPMSEVAGRMSIQEGAKYLEKPLKGKGILLGGVPGTPRGKVLVLGGGIVGTQAAKMAAGLGANVIIMDISLKRLRYLADIMPANVTTMMSNQHNIETAIKEADLIVGAVLIPGAKAPHLIKRDMLKKMRPGTVLVDVAVDQGGCIETCTPTTHEAPTFIIDDIVHYCVANMPGAVPYTSTLALTNATLPYVLELANKGWQKATEESLALKKGLNIVNGEIVHKGVAEAFA
- a CDS encoding Lrp/AsnC family transcriptional regulator, coding for MDNTDIKILKLLQKNAQMTYKEIAEEINLTQTPVFDRIKRMEKSGVIDKYVTILNRKKVGNSLTVFNQVTMIKQTLEISQKFDEAVAKLPEVVECHFVSGGFDYLLKIIVPDMETYHKFHQLKLSVIPGVSLINSYFVMSEVKNTTEIPL
- a CDS encoding alpha/beta fold hydrolase, encoding MKSFAAVFIFLLSSITVLCQTPIKAESVLVNGKSLYYEVYGSGEPLILLHGYTQSSKSWKAYIKDYEKEYEVYLIDLTGHGKSEAFKKDLSIKSVAQDLNALIRYFKVDKIKAIGFSFGGDVLYQLALINPSLIESMITIGAVGTWTVNDFPEYLEAFTFENRANFPWLKTSHEGDEQIKGMMEQFKNYSVRLSDEELKRIQPEVLIMIGDDDEGMDLEEVVRVKNNLPKSDLWILPDVSHGAHEGETKAEFILKSKAFLSKE